One window of the Rufibacter radiotolerans genome contains the following:
- a CDS encoding nitrous oxide reductase accessory protein NosL, with protein MKDLSLLFILMLLIGIMGSCQVEPKPIPFGAANCAHCNMTVADNRFGAEIVNEKGKAFFFDSGECLIAYLKEQPELQDKAAFVLVSDFTNPSKLIDARQATYVQSKAIPSPMGMHLLAVENKSSAVALQQENGGRLLTWNEAVLAVQNNERPE; from the coding sequence ATGAAAGACTTATCCCTTCTTTTTATCCTGATGCTGCTCATTGGGATCATGGGGAGCTGCCAGGTGGAGCCCAAACCAATACCGTTTGGCGCCGCCAACTGCGCCCACTGCAACATGACCGTGGCAGATAACCGCTTCGGCGCCGAAATAGTGAATGAGAAAGGGAAAGCCTTCTTCTTTGACTCCGGTGAATGCCTGATAGCTTATCTGAAAGAGCAACCAGAGCTCCAGGATAAAGCCGCTTTTGTGCTGGTGAGTGACTTTACCAATCCCTCTAAACTGATAGATGCCCGCCAGGCTACCTATGTGCAAAGCAAAGCCATTCCCAGCCCCATGGGAATGCATTTACTGGCGGTAGAGAATAAATCGTCGGCGGTGGCGCTGCAACAAGAAAACGGCGGCCGTCTGCTTACCTGGAACGAAGCCGTGTTGGCGGTTCAAAACAATGAAAGACCTGAGTAA
- the nosZ gene encoding Sec-dependent nitrous-oxide reductase, producing METILNKLRKAAPAAALLLTVAAGTALQGCQKTNGNDATGATASALSSDAASQVYVAPGKHDELYSFLSGGFNGQVSVYGLPSGRLLKIIPVFSQHAENGYGYSEESKAMLQTSHGFVPWDDLHHPKLSRSKGMTDGRWLFVNGNNTPRVARIDLTTFETVEIMELPNSAGNHCSPYPTNNNEYVIAGTRFSVPLDMKGGTGDVSLDSYKDTFRGSISFIKVDQEKGDMDLDFQILVPGFDYDLANGGKGPSEDWVFFTTYNSEKAGTLKEVGASQNDKDYLAAVNWKLAAKYAKEGKAREMPANYYHNKMDKGTHTAKSTVKKKVRYLLPEDCPGLMYLLPAPKSPHGIDVDPSGEFMVVSGKLASAIPVFSFSKMQEAIKNKQFDGEKNGIPVLKYESVLAAEVKEPGLGPLHTEFDGKGNAYTSMFVSSEIVKWKLKDFKVVDRIPVYYSVGHLMIPGGDTKEPYGKYLVAMNKITKDRYLPTGPELAHAAQLIDISGEKMKLLLDFPTVAEPHYAQAIKADLVAPKSVKFHKLDENKHAYVAKKESDASVTRQGNVVRVKMTAIRSHMTPDNIEGVQVGDTVYFHVTNLEQDWDVPHGFAIMGANNAETLIMPGATQTLKWVPKKAGVFPFYCTDFCSALHQEMQGYLRVSPKGSNVPISFSTGKKKAASVALK from the coding sequence ATGGAAACAATCCTGAATAAACTGAGAAAGGCCGCGCCTGCCGCCGCTCTTCTCCTAACGGTAGCTGCCGGCACGGCCCTGCAAGGCTGCCAAAAGACCAATGGCAATGACGCCACCGGGGCTACCGCCTCGGCGCTCTCTTCAGATGCCGCCTCACAGGTGTATGTGGCGCCGGGCAAGCATGATGAGCTGTACTCCTTCCTGTCTGGTGGGTTTAACGGCCAGGTGTCTGTGTATGGCCTGCCGTCTGGCCGCCTGCTCAAGATCATTCCGGTGTTCTCACAGCACGCAGAGAACGGCTATGGCTACTCAGAAGAGTCAAAGGCCATGCTACAGACTTCCCACGGCTTTGTTCCCTGGGATGACCTCCATCACCCTAAGCTGTCGCGCTCCAAAGGCATGACCGACGGGCGCTGGCTGTTTGTGAACGGTAACAACACCCCGCGGGTAGCCAGAATTGACTTGACCACGTTTGAGACCGTGGAGATCATGGAACTGCCTAACAGCGCCGGTAACCACTGCTCTCCGTACCCTACCAACAACAATGAGTACGTGATTGCCGGTACCCGTTTCAGCGTTCCGCTGGACATGAAAGGCGGCACCGGCGATGTAAGCCTTGACTCATACAAAGACACCTTTAGGGGCTCTATCTCCTTTATCAAGGTAGACCAGGAGAAAGGTGACATGGACCTGGACTTCCAGATTCTGGTGCCCGGCTTTGACTATGACCTGGCCAACGGCGGCAAAGGACCTTCTGAGGACTGGGTGTTCTTTACCACCTATAATTCTGAGAAAGCCGGTACTTTGAAAGAAGTAGGCGCCTCACAGAATGACAAGGACTACCTGGCGGCGGTGAACTGGAAACTGGCGGCTAAATATGCCAAAGAAGGCAAAGCCCGCGAGATGCCGGCTAACTACTACCACAACAAAATGGACAAGGGCACGCACACCGCCAAGTCAACGGTGAAGAAAAAAGTGCGCTACCTGCTGCCCGAAGACTGCCCAGGTCTGATGTACCTGCTGCCTGCTCCTAAATCGCCGCATGGCATAGACGTAGACCCAAGCGGTGAGTTTATGGTGGTGAGTGGTAAACTGGCTTCGGCTATTCCGGTTTTCTCTTTCTCTAAAATGCAGGAAGCCATCAAGAACAAGCAGTTTGACGGCGAGAAAAATGGCATTCCGGTATTGAAATACGAGTCTGTACTGGCCGCCGAGGTGAAAGAACCAGGCCTGGGGCCGTTGCACACGGAGTTTGACGGCAAAGGAAACGCCTACACCTCTATGTTCGTGTCTTCTGAGATTGTGAAATGGAAGCTGAAAGACTTTAAAGTGGTAGACAGAATTCCGGTGTACTACTCTGTAGGTCACTTAATGATCCCGGGCGGTGACACCAAAGAGCCATATGGCAAATACCTGGTGGCCATGAACAAGATCACCAAAGACCGTTACCTGCCTACTGGCCCAGAACTGGCCCACGCCGCGCAGTTGATTGACATCAGCGGTGAGAAGATGAAGCTGCTCCTTGACTTCCCAACCGTGGCCGAACCGCACTACGCGCAGGCCATTAAAGCAGACCTGGTAGCCCCTAAGAGCGTGAAATTCCATAAGCTGGACGAGAACAAGCACGCCTATGTGGCCAAGAAGGAAAGTGACGCCAGCGTGACCCGCCAGGGCAACGTGGTGCGCGTGAAAATGACCGCCATCAGAAGCCACATGACCCCAGACAACATTGAGGGGGTGCAGGTAGGAGATACGGTGTACTTCCACGTGACCAACCTGGAGCAAGACTGGGACGTACCGCACGGCTTTGCGATCATGGGCGCCAACAACGCCGAGACCCTGATCATGCCAGGTGCCACCCAGACCCTGAAATGGGTGCCTAAGAAAGCGGGTGTGTTCCCCTTCTACTGCACCGACTTCTGCTCTGCCCTGCACCAGGAGATGCAAGGTTACCTAAGGGTGTCTCCAAAAGGATCTAACGTGCCTATCTCGTTCTCCACCGGCAAGAAAAAAGCCGCCAGTGTAGCCCTGAAATAG
- a CDS encoding c-type cytochrome, protein MKKQLIQFINRIKTPLKVNAVALVCAALLFSCSSEKKETKEEYNIKEETTTEAPVAAEAPAADEGKGVGPVKSVEVGAEVDQALAATGKSLFEGKCSACHQLSDQKVVGPGLAGVTERRKPEWIMNMVINPEEMTKQDPTAKKLLAEHLTQMTNQNVNEQDARALLEYLRQNDKSKG, encoded by the coding sequence ATGAAAAAACAGCTTATCCAATTTATTAACCGCATCAAAACTCCGCTGAAAGTGAACGCGGTAGCGCTGGTGTGCGCCGCTCTTTTGTTTAGTTGCTCCTCAGAAAAGAAAGAAACCAAAGAAGAATATAACATTAAGGAAGAGACCACCACAGAGGCACCCGTGGCCGCTGAGGCGCCCGCCGCAGATGAAGGCAAAGGGGTGGGGCCGGTGAAATCAGTAGAAGTAGGGGCAGAGGTAGACCAGGCGCTGGCTGCTACCGGCAAGTCCCTTTTTGAGGGAAAATGCTCGGCCTGCCACCAGTTGTCTGACCAAAAAGTTGTAGGTCCTGGCCTGGCCGGGGTGACCGAACGCCGCAAACCGGAGTGGATCATGAACATGGTCATCAATCCTGAGGAAATGACCAAGCAGGACCCCACCGCCAAGAAACTTCTGGCCGAGCACTTAACGCAAATGACCAACCAGAACGTGAATGAGCAAGATGCCCGCGCCCTTCTGGAATACCTGAGGCAAAACGATAAATCTAAAGGTTAA
- a CDS encoding nitric-oxide reductase large subunit has protein sequence MKYKKLWLGFIAVMVGSFAVLGYYGSEIYRKAPPIPDKVVTASGKTIFTAQDIKDGQNVWQSIGGQELGSIWGHGAYVAPDWTADWLHKEAMFFLDRWAQEAKGTKFDALDVETKAMLQARLQQQIRANTYDPATGTLAISDLRAEAIAGVSEHYTGLFMNDPALAKYRDAYAMKDNTVQDPVRMRKMNAFFFWASWACVTQRPGLDITYTNNWPAEELVGNRPSSDLIIWTGFSVIVLIAGIGLLAFYYASNKEEEIDIEKLPKEDPLLGLQATPSMKATLKYFWIVTALFVVQITLGVVTAHYGVEGQALYGFDLANFLPYSITRTWHVQLAIFWIATSWLATGLYIAPAVSGYEPKFQRLGVNFLFICFLIIVVGSLAGQWYGVMQKLGYAQNFWFGHQGYEYVDLGRFWQIFLLIGLFLWLFLMVLAILPAFRREAEGRHLLGMFMISSAAIALFWAAGLMWGQHTNLAVAEYWRWWVVHLWVEGFFEVFATVVIAFLFVRMGLLEVKLATATVLFSTIIFLFGGIIGTFHHLYFSGTPTSVMALGATFSALEVVPLVLIGFEAYHNFKISKITQWIVAYKWPIYCFIAVAFWNLVGAGVFGFLINPPIALYYMQGLNTTPVHGHTALFGVYGVLGIGLMLFVLKGLSGRRRWKDGVISFAFWSINIGLALMVLISVLPIGLMQTWASVKYGLWYARSMEFMQTDTMETLRWMRVIGDTIFAVGVGALAWFVVGLKTGWSLEEDEDVAQSVERKREKMVR, from the coding sequence ATGAAGTACAAAAAACTCTGGCTGGGATTCATTGCCGTCATGGTGGGTTCCTTTGCTGTTCTCGGGTACTACGGATCTGAGATTTACCGGAAGGCGCCGCCTATCCCTGACAAAGTGGTCACTGCCTCGGGCAAAACCATTTTCACCGCCCAGGACATCAAAGACGGGCAGAATGTCTGGCAATCTATTGGGGGTCAGGAACTGGGCTCCATCTGGGGCCATGGCGCCTATGTAGCCCCAGACTGGACCGCCGACTGGCTACATAAAGAAGCCATGTTCTTTCTGGACCGCTGGGCCCAGGAGGCCAAAGGCACCAAGTTTGACGCGCTGGACGTAGAAACCAAGGCCATGCTGCAGGCCCGCCTGCAACAGCAGATCAGGGCCAACACCTATGATCCCGCCACCGGCACCCTGGCTATCTCAGACCTGCGCGCCGAGGCCATTGCCGGCGTAAGCGAGCATTACACCGGGCTCTTTATGAATGATCCGGCCCTGGCCAAGTACCGTGATGCCTACGCCATGAAAGACAACACGGTGCAGGACCCCGTGCGCATGCGCAAAATGAACGCCTTCTTCTTCTGGGCGTCATGGGCCTGCGTGACCCAGCGCCCCGGCCTGGACATTACCTATACCAATAACTGGCCCGCCGAGGAACTGGTGGGCAACCGCCCCAGCAGTGACCTGATCATCTGGACCGGTTTCTCCGTGATTGTCTTGATAGCCGGTATCGGGCTGCTGGCCTTCTATTATGCCTCTAACAAAGAAGAGGAGATAGATATAGAAAAACTCCCTAAGGAAGATCCCCTGCTGGGGCTGCAGGCCACCCCTTCCATGAAGGCTACGCTGAAATACTTCTGGATTGTGACCGCCTTGTTTGTGGTGCAGATCACGCTGGGTGTGGTAACTGCGCACTACGGCGTGGAAGGCCAGGCCCTGTACGGCTTTGATCTGGCCAACTTCCTGCCCTACTCCATTACCCGCACCTGGCACGTACAGTTGGCCATCTTCTGGATTGCCACTTCCTGGCTGGCCACTGGTCTCTACATTGCCCCGGCCGTGTCTGGGTATGAGCCTAAATTCCAGCGTCTGGGCGTGAACTTCCTGTTTATCTGCTTCCTCATTATTGTGGTAGGCTCTCTGGCCGGCCAGTGGTATGGCGTTATGCAGAAACTGGGCTACGCGCAAAACTTCTGGTTTGGGCACCAGGGCTATGAGTACGTGGACCTGGGCAGGTTCTGGCAGATATTTCTGCTGATTGGCTTGTTCCTGTGGCTGTTTTTGATGGTGCTCGCTATTTTGCCTGCCTTTAGAAGAGAAGCCGAAGGCCGCCATTTGCTGGGCATGTTCATGATCTCCTCGGCTGCTATTGCCTTGTTCTGGGCCGCCGGCCTTATGTGGGGCCAGCACACCAACCTGGCGGTGGCCGAATACTGGCGCTGGTGGGTGGTCCACCTTTGGGTAGAAGGCTTCTTTGAAGTGTTTGCCACCGTGGTGATTGCCTTCCTGTTTGTGCGAATGGGCTTGCTGGAGGTAAAACTGGCCACCGCCACCGTGTTGTTCTCCACCATCATCTTCCTGTTTGGCGGGATCATAGGCACCTTCCACCACTTGTACTTCAGCGGCACGCCTACGTCGGTGATGGCTTTGGGCGCCACCTTTAGCGCCCTGGAAGTGGTGCCATTGGTCTTGATTGGGTTTGAGGCCTACCATAACTTCAAGATCAGTAAGATTACCCAATGGATTGTGGCCTACAAGTGGCCTATCTACTGCTTTATTGCAGTAGCCTTCTGGAACCTGGTTGGGGCCGGCGTGTTCGGCTTCCTGATCAACCCTCCCATCGCACTCTATTACATGCAGGGGCTCAACACTACCCCGGTGCACGGCCACACCGCTTTGTTTGGGGTGTACGGCGTGCTGGGCATAGGCCTGATGCTGTTCGTGCTCAAAGGTCTTTCGGGCCGCAGACGCTGGAAAGATGGCGTGATCAGCTTCGCCTTCTGGTCCATCAACATCGGGTTGGCCCTTATGGTCCTGATCAGCGTGCTGCCAATTGGCTTGATGCAAACCTGGGCCAGCGTGAAATACGGCCTGTGGTACGCCCGCTCCATGGAATTCATGCAGACAGACACCATGGAAACCTTGCGCTGGATGCGCGTAATTGGGGACACCATCTTCGCCGTGGGCGTGGGCGCTTTGGCCTGGTTCGTGGTGGGGCTCAAGACCGGCTGGTCTCTGGAAGAAGATGAAGACGTGGCCCAAAGCGTAGAACGCAAACGGGAGAAGATGGTGCGGTAA
- the nirK gene encoding copper-containing nitrite reductase encodes MKTSTKTKAVQFLGIAIYCLGLLFSCTDVKKEREIASAAIAAGSKVLPQIEAELTNAPNVPRPIARKYPAKVVVRLEVTEVVQKLADGVEYTFWTFGGSVPGKFIRIREGDEVEFHLMNHPDSKNPHNIDLHAVSGPGGGAASTFTAPGHETIFDFKALNPGLYVYHCATAPVGMHIANGMYGLILVEPKEGLPAVDKEYYVMQGDFYTKGDFGAPGLQPFDMTKALKEEPTYVVFNGSVGALTGEKALTAQTGETVRLFVGNGGPNLISSFHVIGEIFDKVYQEGGSKVNENVQTTLVPAGGAAITEFKADVPGNYVLVDHSIFRAFNKGALGMLKVQGKEDKKVYSGQIMDKIYLPEGATVQEMPDSKAPLAPVAATKDGRIALGKAVFTQNCQACHQAEGQGIKGAFPPIAKSDYLNADVNRAIGVVAHGLEGQIKVNGELYNSTMPKLTLTDEQIANVLTFVYNQWGNKGVEVTTEQVKKVRATPPSH; translated from the coding sequence ATGAAAACCTCTACCAAAACCAAAGCGGTTCAATTCCTCGGGATTGCAATCTACTGCCTGGGCCTGCTCTTCTCTTGCACCGATGTGAAAAAAGAAAGGGAGATCGCCTCGGCGGCCATTGCGGCCGGCTCTAAAGTTCTTCCGCAGATAGAGGCAGAGCTGACCAACGCACCCAACGTGCCCCGGCCCATTGCCCGGAAGTACCCAGCCAAAGTGGTGGTGCGCCTGGAGGTAACCGAAGTAGTACAAAAATTAGCCGATGGCGTGGAATATACCTTCTGGACCTTTGGGGGCTCCGTACCGGGTAAATTCATAAGAATACGGGAAGGAGACGAGGTGGAGTTCCACTTAATGAACCACCCAGACAGCAAAAACCCACACAACATTGACTTACACGCCGTTTCTGGTCCTGGTGGGGGTGCTGCCTCCACTTTCACGGCCCCGGGTCACGAAACCATTTTTGACTTCAAGGCCCTAAATCCGGGTCTCTACGTGTACCATTGCGCCACTGCCCCGGTGGGTATGCACATTGCCAACGGTATGTACGGTCTTATTCTGGTAGAGCCTAAAGAAGGGCTTCCGGCCGTAGACAAAGAATATTACGTAATGCAAGGCGATTTCTACACCAAAGGTGACTTTGGCGCTCCTGGACTGCAGCCTTTTGACATGACCAAAGCCCTGAAAGAAGAACCTACCTATGTGGTGTTCAACGGCTCTGTGGGCGCGCTTACCGGTGAGAAAGCCCTTACCGCGCAAACCGGCGAAACCGTACGCCTTTTTGTAGGCAACGGCGGACCTAACCTGATCTCTTCCTTCCACGTGATTGGTGAGATCTTTGACAAAGTGTACCAGGAAGGCGGCTCTAAAGTAAACGAGAACGTGCAGACCACGCTGGTTCCGGCCGGGGGCGCCGCCATCACGGAGTTCAAAGCCGATGTACCGGGCAACTACGTGCTGGTAGACCACTCCATCTTCAGGGCCTTCAACAAAGGCGCGCTGGGCATGCTCAAAGTGCAGGGCAAGGAAGACAAAAAAGTATACTCCGGGCAGATCATGGACAAAATCTATCTGCCTGAAGGCGCCACCGTACAGGAAATGCCTGACTCCAAAGCCCCCCTGGCCCCGGTGGCCGCTACCAAAGACGGACGTATAGCCTTAGGAAAAGCGGTGTTCACCCAGAACTGCCAGGCCTGTCACCAGGCCGAAGGACAGGGGATCAAAGGCGCTTTCCCGCCCATTGCCAAGTCTGACTACCTCAACGCAGATGTGAACCGCGCCATTGGCGTAGTGGCCCACGGTCTGGAAGGCCAGATAAAAGTAAACGGCGAGCTCTACAACAGCACCATGCCTAAACTCACCCTCACAGATGAGCAGATTGCCAACGTGCTTACATTCGTGTATAACCAGTGGGGCAACAAAGGCGTGGAAGTAACCACTGAACAGGTGAAAAAAGTAAGGGCCACCCCGCCTAGCCACTAA
- a CDS encoding formylglycine-generating enzyme family protein, translating to MAQKNPSTGLVMIKGGSFVPLYGPDAKPVKVQSFQLDAYPVTNAQFEAFVQAYPKWRKATVKKIFADQNYLKHWATPLGVGPDAAKIKNSPVTNVSWFAAKAYCECQGKRLPTSNEWEFAALASETKPDATNDEKFYQRSLEWYSKPNPKYLPPVKESFRNYYGAYGMIGLVWEWTQDYNSALLVGEGRSNASLDKQEFCGSGASGATNVKNYVAFMRYAFRSSLKANYTVANLGFRCASSMPVASR from the coding sequence ATGGCGCAGAAAAACCCTTCCACTGGTCTGGTCATGATCAAAGGCGGTAGCTTTGTGCCCCTGTATGGTCCAGACGCCAAGCCGGTGAAAGTGCAGTCCTTCCAGTTAGACGCCTACCCTGTGACCAACGCCCAGTTTGAGGCCTTTGTGCAGGCCTACCCTAAATGGCGCAAGGCTACCGTGAAAAAGATCTTCGCGGATCAGAATTACCTCAAACACTGGGCAACTCCTCTGGGCGTGGGCCCCGATGCGGCAAAGATCAAAAACAGCCCCGTCACCAACGTCTCCTGGTTTGCCGCCAAGGCCTACTGTGAGTGCCAGGGCAAACGCCTGCCTACTTCCAATGAATGGGAGTTTGCGGCCCTGGCCAGCGAGACCAAGCCAGACGCCACCAATGACGAAAAGTTTTACCAACGCAGCCTGGAATGGTACAGCAAACCTAACCCTAAGTACTTGCCGCCGGTAAAAGAAAGCTTCAGGAACTATTACGGCGCCTACGGCATGATTGGCCTGGTCTGGGAATGGACCCAGGATTACAACTCGGCGTTATTGGTGGGCGAAGGCCGGTCCAACGCCAGCCTGGACAAGCAGGAATTCTGCGGGTCTGGGGCCAGTGGGGCCACCAACGTGAAAAACTACGTGGCCTTTATGCGCTATGCGTTCCGGTCCAGCCTCAAGGCCAACTACACCGTGGCCAACCTGGGCTTCCGGTGCGCTTCCAGCATGCCGGTGGCCTCCCGCTAA
- a CDS encoding SCO family protein, with amino-acid sequence MKRFSFSTPLLLAAWLLVGCQDTPGDQPVLDQASTPAAVQANAPVSDLSIYNLESDWTTQVGKEIKLDAFKGKPLLVSMVYTSCAFACPRTVADLQIIEKGLADYQTNDFHVVLVTIDPARDTTARLQAFAAENNLNLNRWTLLTSTSDNIQELAAILNVKYRKALNGEFAHSNLITLLNAQGEIVHQQQGLGASPEETLTKMKELLPPVQK; translated from the coding sequence ATGAAACGTTTCTCTTTTTCTACCCCCCTTTTACTGGCGGCATGGCTGCTGGTCGGTTGCCAGGACACTCCCGGTGACCAGCCCGTGCTGGACCAGGCCTCCACCCCTGCTGCCGTGCAAGCCAACGCCCCTGTCTCAGACCTCTCCATCTATAACCTGGAATCTGACTGGACCACCCAGGTTGGCAAGGAAATAAAGCTGGACGCCTTCAAGGGCAAACCGCTGCTGGTCTCCATGGTCTACACCAGCTGCGCCTTTGCCTGCCCTAGAACCGTGGCCGACCTGCAGATCATAGAGAAAGGCCTGGCCGATTACCAAACCAATGACTTCCACGTGGTACTGGTGACCATAGACCCGGCGCGTGACACCACCGCCCGCCTGCAGGCCTTCGCCGCCGAGAACAACCTGAACCTGAACCGCTGGACACTCCTGACCAGCACCTCAGACAACATACAGGAACTGGCCGCGATCTTAAACGTGAAATATAGAAAAGCACTTAACGGCGAATTTGCCCACTCCAACCTGATCACCCTGCTCAACGCCCAAGGCGAAATTGTGCATCAGCAGCAAGGCCTGGGCGCCTCTCCAGAGGAAACCCTCACCAAAATGAAGGAGTTGCTGCCGCCTGTTCAGAAGTAA
- a CDS encoding nitronate monooxygenase family protein has product MLQNFLHTFHIPVMGLAFSIDSPLKVARFGISSVLSLCDDALLEDMRRYYSAVFQKPYVPIQKDEEDGRARRATAYLDLVDDVVNEQIERLRQEEFAPGTQLTKYFELLPDNSPLRALYEQMLASTDAPYQQYLQSQLREAVTPGSIDVNIMTKLDKTNYGPDGQPLPAEFTDASAALRGFAKSKVRSSIVFSAGMNMRLYGYMDQFPCFLPNAAGEFEKKVILKVSDYRSAAVQGKILAKKGIWISEFRVESGLNCGGHAFATDGFLMGPILEEFKQNRQALRTELWDMCQAVLTAKGLPAPTQPPVQKLTVQGGLGTVQEHEFLLEYYGADAVGWGTPFLLVPEATTVDAHTLTQLSDATSDDLYLSPISPLGVPFNAMRGTTSEQLTQSRIDKGKPGSPCIKKHLVSNTEFTDEPICTASRKYQRRKLEHLKSQELSLEAYQREEAKVLAKECLCEGLANTATEEYGLNKKGSNPVAICPGPNLAFFSGIFKLQEMVDHIYGRFNALNQTYRPHVFINELNLYVAYWKNKKEEHLENFNQKQQKYLQTFRQNLQEGINYYKELLPTLFSSDELERQVITLNELLEAEDQLQLSLVHA; this is encoded by the coding sequence ATGCTACAAAATTTTCTGCACACGTTCCATATCCCGGTCATGGGCCTGGCCTTTTCCATTGACTCCCCACTAAAGGTGGCCCGTTTTGGAATTTCCTCCGTTCTTTCCCTTTGTGATGACGCCCTGCTGGAAGACATGCGCCGTTACTATTCTGCCGTATTCCAAAAGCCTTACGTGCCTATTCAGAAAGACGAGGAAGACGGCCGTGCCCGCCGGGCCACCGCTTACCTTGACCTGGTAGATGACGTGGTGAACGAGCAGATAGAGCGCTTGCGCCAGGAAGAATTTGCCCCCGGCACCCAACTCACCAAATACTTTGAACTGCTGCCCGACAACTCCCCGCTCCGCGCGCTGTATGAGCAAATGCTGGCCTCTACTGATGCGCCTTACCAGCAGTACCTGCAGTCCCAATTGCGCGAAGCCGTCACCCCTGGCTCTATTGACGTGAACATCATGACCAAGCTGGACAAGACCAATTACGGTCCAGACGGACAGCCCCTTCCGGCGGAGTTCACCGATGCCTCTGCCGCCCTGCGCGGGTTTGCCAAAAGCAAGGTGCGATCTTCCATCGTGTTTTCAGCGGGTATGAACATGCGCCTCTATGGCTACATGGACCAGTTCCCCTGCTTTCTGCCCAATGCCGCCGGTGAGTTTGAAAAGAAAGTGATTTTAAAGGTAAGTGATTACCGGTCTGCCGCCGTGCAGGGTAAAATATTGGCCAAGAAAGGCATCTGGATCTCTGAATTCCGGGTAGAGTCTGGCTTGAACTGTGGGGGCCACGCCTTCGCCACCGACGGTTTTTTAATGGGACCCATTCTGGAGGAATTCAAGCAGAACCGCCAGGCCCTCCGGACCGAACTTTGGGACATGTGCCAGGCCGTTCTTACCGCCAAAGGCCTTCCGGCACCCACCCAACCCCCGGTGCAGAAACTGACCGTACAAGGAGGCTTGGGCACAGTCCAGGAGCATGAGTTTTTACTGGAGTATTACGGCGCCGATGCGGTAGGCTGGGGAACCCCTTTCCTGCTGGTACCAGAGGCCACTACCGTAGACGCCCACACGCTTACCCAACTCTCTGACGCCACCTCTGATGACCTGTACCTGAGCCCAATTTCCCCGCTGGGAGTACCCTTCAACGCCATGCGCGGCACCACCAGCGAGCAACTGACCCAGAGCCGCATTGACAAAGGCAAGCCCGGCAGCCCCTGCATCAAGAAACACCTGGTTTCTAACACCGAGTTTACCGACGAGCCTATCTGCACGGCCTCCCGTAAGTACCAGCGCCGCAAGCTGGAGCACTTAAAATCTCAGGAACTGTCCCTTGAGGCCTACCAGCGCGAGGAGGCCAAAGTATTAGCCAAAGAGTGCCTCTGCGAAGGCCTGGCCAACACCGCCACTGAGGAATATGGCCTCAACAAGAAAGGCAGCAACCCCGTGGCCATCTGTCCAGGACCTAACCTGGCGTTCTTCTCGGGTATCTTTAAGCTGCAGGAAATGGTAGACCATATCTACGGTCGCTTTAACGCCCTTAACCAGACCTACCGGCCCCACGTGTTCATCAATGAGCTGAACCTGTACGTAGCCTACTGGAAAAACAAGAAAGAAGAGCACCTGGAAAACTTTAACCAAAAGCAACAGAAGTACCTGCAGACTTTTCGGCAGAACCTGCAGGAAGGCATCAACTACTACAAAGAACTGTTGCCTACCCTTTTTTCTTCAGATGAACTGGAACGCCAGGTCATTACCTTAAATGAACTGCTGGAAGCCGAGGATCAACTTCAGCTTTCTTTGGTACACGCCTAA
- a CDS encoding 6-pyruvoyl trahydropterin synthase family protein — protein sequence MDTIRLTRRFTFEAAHALAHYDGLCRHIHGHSYKLEITVMGSPIKTPGHPKDGMVLDFGDLKQLVQTHVLEQLDHALVLRYESPAPLLAVLQDHKLLLLPYQPTCENLLLYIKDCLQPHLPPTVHLHSLRLWETENAFGEWHAADNF from the coding sequence ATGGACACGATCAGACTCACGCGCCGCTTCACTTTTGAGGCGGCGCACGCGTTAGCGCACTATGACGGCCTTTGCCGCCACATCCATGGCCACTCCTACAAACTGGAAATCACGGTTATGGGCAGCCCCATCAAAACACCCGGCCACCCCAAAGACGGCATGGTCCTGGACTTTGGCGACCTCAAGCAACTGGTACAAACCCACGTACTGGAGCAACTGGACCACGCCCTGGTGCTGCGTTACGAAAGCCCTGCCCCCCTGCTGGCGGTACTGCAGGACCACAAACTGCTGCTCCTGCCCTACCAACCCACCTGCGAGAACCTGTTGCTCTACATCAAAGACTGCCTGCAACCCCACCTGCCCCCCACCGTCCATCTGCACAGCCTGCGCCTCTGGGAAACCGAGAATGCCTTTGGCGAGTGGCACGCAGCTGATAATTTTTAG